One window of the Octopus sinensis linkage group LG9, ASM634580v1, whole genome shotgun sequence genome contains the following:
- the LOC115215391 gene encoding protein FAM200A-like, protein MYEKPDNIMKIPLSNNTISRSIDEMANDVKHQLINILHRSEFSIQVDDSTVVDNQCLMMVYVRYFSEDLQSCDEMLFTEKLLLDSNINCSLLGTLAAFSGKNMNSRLNGALQLVIKTVNKLKFNPLSHRFFRELCLRNDEVHTKLLYPTEVRWLSKGNCVLHFVELFHIIVSFFEDTSLSASLGF, encoded by the exons ATGTACGAAAAACCCGATAACATTATGAAAATCCCTCTTAGTAATAACACAATTTCTCGAAGCATCGATGAAATGGCCAACGATGTCAAACATCAGCTCATTAATATTCTCCATCGTTCTGAATTCTCTATACAAGTGGATGATTCAACTGTTGTGGACAATCAATGTTTGATGATGGTATATGTACGGTATTTCAGCGAAGACCTTCAATCTTGTGACGAAATGCTGTTCACAGAGAAATTGCTGCTTGATTCAA ATATTAACTGTTCATTGCTTGGCACACTGGCAGCATTTAGTGGCAAAAATATGAACAGTAGGTTGAATGGTGCGCTACAGTTAGTTATCAAGACTGTGAACAAATTGAAGTTCAATCCCTTGTCTCATCGATTTTTCCGTGAACTCTGTCTGAGAAATGATGAGGTCCATACTAAACTCTTATACCCTACCGAAGTGCGGTGGCTGTCAAAAGGAAACTGTGTTTTACACTTTGTTGAACTGTTTCATATAATTGTATCTTTCTTTGAAGATACTTCACTATCCGCTTCATTGGG gttttag